From the genome of Muricauda sp. SCSIO 64092, one region includes:
- the gcvP gene encoding aminomethyl-transferring glycine dehydrogenase, producing the protein MNTESFAIRHIGVREEDLKKMLEIVGVESLDELIEQAIPSDILLKENLNLPEALSEPEFLNLIEALSKKNRIFKSYIGLGYHESMTPSVIKRNILENPGWYTAYTPYQAEIAQGRLEALLNFQTVVTDLTGMEIANASLLDESTAAAEAMTMLFDVRSRQQKKHNVLKFFVSEEVLPQTLSLLETRSAPLNIELVIGDHQEFDLTPDYFGALLQYPGKYGQVHDYSGFVKKAQDNDIKVAVAADILSLVMLTPPGEWGVDVVVGTTQRFGIPLGYGGPHAAFFATKEAYKRHIPGRIIGLTRDTDGNPALRMALQTREQHIKRDKATSNICTAQVLLAVMAGMYAVYHGPKGLMNIAHRIHKYTKTIAQSISAYGFEQLNDVYFDTIQFKVDNLNAIRAIAESRGINFNYIDHETISIALNEAFTEKDIHPLVDCFAESKAQDHDVRIMEHEGQVIPAELVRKGTFLTHETFNSYHSETELMRYIKKLERKDLALNHSMISLGSCTMKLNAASEMLPLSWANWGNIHPYAPIDQAEGYHVVIKELEEQLNIITGFAATSLQPNSGAQGEYAGLMTIRAYHRSRGEEHRNICIIPASAHGTNPASAVMAGMQVVVTKTDEKGNIDVIDLEEKVNQYTDNLAALMVTYPSTHGVFESSIRYITKLIHDNGGQVYMDGANMNAQVGLTNPAAIGADVCHLNLHKTFAIPHGGGGPGVGPICVAEQLKPFLPSNPIIKTGGEKAITAISAAPWGSALACLISYGYIKMLGARGLTDATKIAILNANYIKERLHGSYEVLYAGENGRAAHEMIIDCRPFKEHGIEVTDIAKRLMDYGFHAPTVSFPVAGTMMIEPTESEGLAELDRFCDAMISIKKEIDEVSIDNPNNVLKNAPHTLAMVTSDDWNFTYSRKKAAFPLDYVAENKFWPSVRRTDEAFGDRNLICTCPAIEEYAEV; encoded by the coding sequence ATGAACACGGAATCTTTTGCAATCCGCCATATAGGCGTAAGGGAGGAAGACCTCAAAAAAATGCTCGAAATCGTTGGAGTGGAATCATTGGATGAATTGATTGAGCAGGCCATTCCTTCGGATATTTTATTGAAGGAAAACTTAAATCTTCCAGAAGCCTTGAGTGAACCTGAGTTTCTAAACCTTATTGAGGCCCTGTCCAAAAAAAATCGCATATTCAAATCCTACATTGGTTTGGGATATCACGAAAGTATGACCCCTTCCGTCATAAAGCGAAATATTTTGGAGAATCCTGGCTGGTATACGGCATATACCCCATACCAAGCAGAAATCGCACAAGGGCGGTTGGAGGCCCTTCTCAATTTTCAAACCGTTGTTACGGATTTGACAGGTATGGAAATTGCCAATGCTTCCTTACTGGACGAGAGTACGGCCGCTGCAGAAGCAATGACCATGCTTTTTGATGTAAGGTCAAGACAGCAAAAGAAGCACAACGTACTGAAGTTTTTTGTCTCCGAGGAAGTCCTGCCACAGACCTTGAGTTTGTTGGAAACACGGTCGGCACCGCTCAATATAGAACTTGTCATTGGAGACCATCAAGAGTTTGATCTTACTCCGGACTATTTCGGGGCATTGCTGCAGTATCCCGGTAAATACGGTCAGGTTCATGACTATTCCGGTTTTGTAAAAAAAGCACAGGACAATGACATCAAAGTGGCCGTAGCGGCGGATATCTTGAGTTTGGTAATGTTGACACCACCCGGGGAATGGGGTGTTGATGTTGTTGTGGGTACCACACAACGTTTTGGGATACCCCTGGGTTATGGTGGTCCGCATGCGGCTTTCTTTGCCACAAAAGAGGCCTATAAAAGACATATTCCCGGTCGTATCATTGGCCTTACCAGAGATACGGATGGCAATCCGGCCTTGCGAATGGCTTTACAGACCAGGGAACAGCACATTAAGAGGGATAAGGCCACATCCAATATTTGTACGGCACAAGTATTGCTGGCCGTTATGGCAGGTATGTACGCCGTCTACCATGGTCCCAAAGGATTAATGAACATTGCCCATAGAATCCACAAGTACACTAAAACCATTGCCCAAAGTATTTCTGCTTATGGATTTGAACAATTGAACGATGTTTATTTTGATACCATACAATTTAAAGTGGACAACCTCAATGCCATTCGTGCCATTGCGGAATCCAGGGGTATCAATTTTAACTATATTGACCATGAGACCATTTCCATAGCATTGAATGAGGCATTTACTGAAAAGGATATCCATCCCTTGGTGGACTGTTTTGCTGAGTCGAAGGCCCAGGACCACGATGTACGAATCATGGAACATGAGGGACAGGTCATTCCTGCCGAACTCGTCCGGAAGGGTACTTTTTTAACACATGAAACCTTTAATTCCTACCACTCGGAAACCGAGTTGATGCGATACATCAAAAAACTGGAGCGCAAGGATTTGGCCTTGAACCACAGTATGATTTCCCTTGGCAGTTGTACCATGAAATTGAACGCCGCCTCCGAAATGCTTCCTTTGAGTTGGGCCAATTGGGGGAATATCCATCCTTATGCGCCAATTGACCAGGCCGAAGGTTACCATGTGGTCATCAAAGAACTTGAAGAACAACTAAATATCATCACTGGTTTTGCTGCAACTTCGCTTCAACCCAATTCTGGGGCACAAGGTGAATATGCAGGGCTTATGACCATAAGGGCATACCATCGATCGCGGGGGGAGGAACATAGGAATATTTGCATTATCCCGGCTTCGGCCCACGGTACCAACCCGGCTTCCGCAGTTATGGCAGGAATGCAGGTAGTGGTTACCAAAACAGATGAAAAAGGAAATATCGATGTTATCGACTTGGAGGAAAAAGTAAATCAGTATACGGACAATCTGGCCGCTCTAATGGTTACCTACCCTTCTACCCATGGCGTCTTTGAGTCCTCCATACGTTATATCACGAAATTGATTCACGATAATGGTGGCCAGGTGTATATGGATGGTGCCAATATGAACGCACAGGTAGGACTGACCAATCCAGCTGCCATTGGTGCAGATGTCTGCCATTTGAACCTGCACAAAACCTTTGCCATTCCACATGGTGGCGGTGGCCCAGGGGTTGGCCCTATTTGTGTTGCCGAACAGTTAAAACCATTCCTCCCTTCCAATCCTATAATCAAAACGGGTGGTGAAAAGGCCATAACGGCCATTTCTGCAGCTCCCTGGGGCAGTGCCTTGGCCTGCCTTATTTCCTATGGGTACATAAAAATGTTGGGGGCACGGGGATTGACGGATGCCACCAAAATAGCCATTCTTAATGCCAACTATATTAAAGAACGGTTACACGGTTCGTACGAAGTGCTCTATGCGGGAGAAAATGGGCGTGCCGCACACGAAATGATCATTGACTGTCGTCCCTTTAAAGAACATGGTATTGAAGTAACCGATATTGCAAAACGCTTAATGGACTATGGCTTTCACGCACCCACGGTTTCATTTCCGGTTGCGGGAACCATGATGATAGAACCTACGGAAAGTGAAGGGCTGGCCGAACTTGATCGATTTTGTGACGCCATGATCAGTATAAAAAAGGAAATTGATGAAGTATCCATTGACAATCCAAACAATGTGCTCAAAAATGCACCCCATACGCTGGCAATGGTAACCTCGGATGATTGGAACTTTACGTATTCCAGGAAGAAAGCGGCCTTTCCATTGGATTATGTTGCCGAAAACAAGTTCTGGCCTTCCGTAAGACGAACGGATGAGGCTTTTGGCGATCGTAATTTAATCTGTACCTGTCCTGCAATTGAAGAATATGCCGAAGTATAG
- a CDS encoding sigma-70 family RNA polymerase sigma factor — protein MPVHQLHPENWVDLYADYLFNYAIARVSDSELAKDLVQDTFIAGLKSAKNYKGDAAERTWLIAILKRKVIDHYRKINSKKGKAEVRINYSSDEGEGDWLEERVADPFSKGGDDSIENEELGMAIQDCLSKLPKKQATVFSMKTIQGMSTEDICNELGINPSNLWVMIHRARTALMGCMNENWF, from the coding sequence ATGCCAGTCCATCAGTTACATCCTGAAAATTGGGTCGATCTTTATGCCGATTACCTCTTTAACTACGCAATAGCCAGGGTAAGTGATTCCGAATTGGCCAAGGATCTGGTTCAGGATACGTTCATAGCCGGATTAAAATCGGCCAAGAATTATAAGGGCGATGCTGCCGAAAGAACATGGTTAATTGCTATTTTAAAGCGCAAGGTAATTGACCATTACCGAAAAATAAATTCAAAAAAAGGAAAGGCGGAAGTAAGGATTAATTATTCCTCCGACGAAGGCGAAGGTGATTGGTTGGAAGAGCGCGTTGCCGACCCTTTTAGCAAAGGGGGCGACGACTCCATCGAAAATGAGGAATTAGGAATGGCCATACAGGATTGCCTTTCCAAATTGCCCAAAAAACAGGCTACCGTGTTTAGCATGAAAACCATCCAAGGCATGAGTACTGAAGACATCTGTAATGAATTGGGAATTAATCCGTCCAATCTATGGGTGATGATACACAGAGCAAGGACTGCCCTTATGGGGTGTATGAATGAAAATTGGTTTTAG
- a CDS encoding M3 family metallopeptidase, which translates to MNPLLQPFDTAPFSKIKNAHFKPAFLKAIEKTRSEIDTIVDNPEPPTFENTIEALDYSGYQLDRVSSVFFNLNSAETNDEIQKIAQEVSPLLSEFSNDITLNEGLFQRVKSVFGERENLKLDKEQRTLLEKRYKSFSRNGANLPPEKKTRLREIDAELAKLKLKFGENVLAETNAYELHLTKETDVQGLPESAKEAASQLAKSKKKDGWIITLQYPSYIPFMKYAKNRELRKKLSLAFGSKGFHGDELDNQENVLKITNLRHERANLLGYKTHAHYVLEERMANSPKRVMDFLTELLEKARPAAQKEFQKLRAFAKEMDGIEDIQKWDGAYYSEKLKQKLFNLDDERLKPYFKLENVINGVFKVAEKLFGLTFKEVSHIDTYHEEVKTFEVYDADQNFVSLFYADFHPRPGKRGGAWMTSFKSQFRKNGKNVRPHVSNVCNFTPSTESKPSLLTFSEVTTLFHEFGHALHGMLANTTYPSLSGTSVYWDFVELPSQVMENWCYEKEALELFAHHYETGGSIPMELVQKIKESATFQEGMQTLRQLSFGLLDMAWHSQDPSDIKNVKEFESKAFEGTQLYPDTPETCMSTAFSHIFQGGYSSGYYSYKWAEVLDADAFAYFKEHGIFNPEIAKKFKDHVLSKGGTENPMALYKRFRGQEPQLEALLERAGLLKAD; encoded by the coding sequence CCTGGACTATTCCGGATATCAATTGGATAGGGTCTCCAGTGTGTTTTTTAATTTGAATTCTGCCGAAACCAACGATGAAATCCAAAAAATCGCCCAAGAGGTATCCCCATTACTTTCAGAGTTCAGTAATGACATTACCCTGAATGAAGGTTTGTTCCAAAGGGTTAAATCCGTCTTTGGGGAAAGGGAAAACCTAAAACTGGATAAAGAACAAAGGACACTTTTGGAAAAACGCTATAAAAGTTTCAGTAGAAATGGTGCCAATCTTCCACCAGAAAAGAAAACCAGACTTCGGGAAATAGACGCGGAATTGGCTAAACTCAAGTTAAAATTTGGAGAAAACGTTCTGGCTGAGACCAATGCGTATGAGCTGCACTTGACCAAAGAGACCGATGTTCAAGGGCTTCCTGAAAGTGCAAAAGAAGCCGCTTCCCAATTGGCAAAAAGCAAAAAAAAGGATGGATGGATCATTACACTGCAATACCCCAGCTACATTCCCTTTATGAAGTATGCCAAAAACAGGGAACTTCGAAAAAAGTTGTCCCTTGCCTTTGGTAGTAAGGGGTTTCATGGTGATGAATTGGACAATCAGGAAAATGTACTTAAGATTACCAATCTCCGGCATGAAAGGGCCAATTTACTTGGATATAAGACCCATGCGCACTATGTGCTCGAAGAACGCATGGCCAATTCCCCGAAAAGGGTGATGGACTTTCTTACCGAACTTCTGGAAAAAGCGAGGCCGGCAGCACAAAAAGAGTTTCAGAAATTAAGGGCCTTTGCAAAGGAGATGGACGGTATTGAGGACATTCAAAAATGGGATGGGGCCTACTATTCGGAAAAGCTGAAACAAAAGCTTTTCAACCTGGATGATGAACGGCTTAAACCCTATTTTAAACTGGAAAATGTCATCAACGGTGTGTTTAAAGTTGCCGAAAAGCTGTTTGGACTCACTTTTAAGGAAGTTTCCCATATTGATACGTACCACGAGGAGGTAAAAACCTTTGAGGTCTATGACGCTGACCAAAACTTTGTGTCATTGTTCTATGCGGACTTTCATCCCAGACCGGGAAAACGTGGTGGGGCTTGGATGACATCCTTTAAATCACAATTCCGAAAAAATGGGAAAAATGTGCGCCCACATGTGTCCAATGTTTGCAATTTTACCCCATCTACCGAAAGCAAACCTTCCCTACTCACTTTTAGTGAGGTGACCACATTGTTCCATGAATTTGGCCATGCCCTTCACGGTATGCTCGCCAATACCACATATCCAAGCCTTTCGGGGACATCGGTGTATTGGGATTTTGTGGAGTTGCCCAGTCAAGTGATGGAAAATTGGTGTTATGAAAAGGAGGCCTTGGAACTGTTTGCCCACCATTATGAAACAGGAGGGTCGATCCCTATGGAACTGGTCCAAAAAATAAAGGAGTCCGCCACTTTTCAAGAAGGCATGCAGACCTTACGCCAACTTAGTTTTGGGTTGTTGGACATGGCATGGCATAGTCAGGATCCATCGGACATCAAAAATGTGAAGGAATTTGAAAGTAAGGCATTTGAGGGCACCCAATTGTATCCAGATACTCCAGAGACCTGTATGAGCACCGCATTTTCCCATATTTTCCAAGGGGGCTATTCGTCTGGATATTACAGCTACAAATGGGCCGAAGTACTGGATGCCGATGCCTTTGCCTACTTTAAGGAGCATGGTATCTTCAATCCTGAAATCGCTAAAAAGTTCAAGGACCACGTACTCTCAAAAGGGGGTACGGAAAATCCCATGGCGCTTTACAAACGTTTTAGGGGGCAGGAACCGCAATTGGAAGCCTTGTTGGAACGCGCAGGTTTGTTAAAAGCTGATTGA